A stretch of DNA from Ovis aries strain OAR_USU_Benz2616 breed Rambouillet chromosome 14, ARS-UI_Ramb_v3.0, whole genome shotgun sequence:
GAGGGAGGAGTAGAGACAACCCTAGCAGAGaaatggggtggggggcaccAGCATATGTGAAAGAGAAGGGTTGAGCACCTCAACCCAAGCCCACCCCCAGAATATTGAGGACTATCAGGATCTCTCTATGGCCCAGTGTAGGGTAATTCTAACCTGAATCCCTCAGGCAAGGGGCATGTCCTGACTGGGGACAAGGGGGCAAAGGATGGGACAGTGTGGGGCAATTGAAGGCATGGCGTGTTCAGGCTTGGAAGCTGGAGGAAGGGTTGGAGCTGGGCTCGTGGGCCCTCACCCAGGAATGACaggactgggggaggggcagctgggTCCCAAGGTCACTCGGTCATTGTTACCATGGCAACAGCCACCTCTCAACTGGGAACCTGgaaagaggtggggagagggagttCCCAGATTCAGGGAACTCAGGGTAGAGAGAGGAACACTCAGAGACCTGGAGGGAAAGCAGAGCTAGACAGTGGTTCAACTCTTTGAAGACCTGCCCATCTCAGAATCAGCAGAGCCTAGGACACtgtgggtgctcaataaatgtcccTCAGAAATAGAAAGCCTGAgagcatcaagtgaccaaagatgatgaaagaaagaagaatcgCCACAGGGGGAGGGCAGTGtccctttcctgcctcctcagCTTTTCATACTCCTCAGGGGTCCTCTGAGAGTTCTGATTCCTCCTAATCCTTCCCAGACCTGGGCCCACAGGCCCACCCAACCCCACAAATCACTCACCCCTCAGCAACTCCCCAGCCCCTGAAGCTATTATATTTGACATTTATAACAACTTCAACAACTTTTCTGCCTTCAAAATCTTCCTGCTTGGGGGATTACTGAGAAAATTAGCATAGTTGCAAACTACTGCCTGCAAGGGTGGGAAGGTGAGAGGTGGAGAGACAGGCCCTCACCCTCTTTACTCTCAGGGACTCAGGTGTCCTTGTTCCTCTTGGAACGAGGCCCCTCCACAGATTCAGATATTCCCCCAGTTCCTCTAGGAgacccaggcctccctcattTCTCCTTAGGAAACCCTACAGGCCCCTCTCTTTCTTTCAGAGGAACAGGTATGGAATCCTCCTTGTCCTCCCAGAACTCAGCAGGCATCCACTGGCTCTGCCTGCCCTCTACTGGTCCAAAACTGGTACTGCAGGACTGCCACCTAGTGCCCACAATGAGGAACAGAAAACTGAGCCAGAGCTGAGGGTCTCTGAGTTGTtgcattttaatatctttaaggtCTGGGATGTTCAGGCCCTCGGGGGTTTGAGTTCAGGTTCCCGGCCCGGAGGTCAACGAAAGAAAGACAGCTTCTCTTTGAGCCAAGCCTCGGTGAGGTCATCAGTGGTGCGGATTTCAAACACCTGCACAGAGAGAGGGTTCAGTTTTAGAATCCACTCAGGAACTGAAACAGTGAGGGCTCCAGCCCTTCCCTCCTTCAGACCCAGAAACCCAGCTCCCTTCTCCCTCAGACCAGGAGTCCTGACCCGCCGTGGGGGACCTCCAGGGTGGAGTCCCCCACCCTCCATCAGCCCTCGGATCCCAGACTCTCTTCCCTCACACTCAGGAGCGTCGGCCCCGGCCCCAGACCTTTGTGAGCTCTGCTGTCTGCACCAGCCTGTTTTTGCTCCCCGCGTACATCATCTGTTGTTCAGGCTTGCAGCCTGTGtggaaaatagaagaggaaagcATAATTGGGGGATGCCAAGGTGTTCTCTAAGGCCCTGGTAATGTcctaccctggaaaaggaaatggtatctccccctccagtattcttgcctgggaaatcccatggacagaggagcctggtgggctcaagtccatgggctcgcaaagagtcagacacgacttggcgactgaacaataacagtgTCCTACAGGCCCCGGAGTTTTCTAAGAATCCCAGGAATTGTTCTAAGGAGGTCCCTGGAGGCTACAGTCAGAGTCTTCAGAGTTGTTTGGGGGCTGGAAGTTATTCTAGGGTTCCTGGAGATGGTTTAGGGGCCAGACAGGGGTTGCCAATAAAAGGAAGAGCTGAATGTGCTTACACACCTCAAAACTAATGAAGATGGGGGTTTGGGGCCCTCACCTCCACCCCATTGCCCTCTCAGCATTCActcatcacacacaccacactctcACACAGGCATctatacacacgcacacagtcacacacacaaaatcagcagtcatgtgcacatacacacacttacattcaaacacacacatgtacacatccCCACACAGAATCTAAGACCCCCTTCTCAGGAGGAGTAGAGCTGTGTCTCACCTACAGGGCTGGAGAAGATGAAACACAAGGGGTAGGACACTCGGCCATCGGCGTGCATGTACTTGTAGCTGTAAACCACGAACCTACAATAATGAAAGGGAATTCAAACTCAGGCCTTGGCCTGGAGCTCAGGCCTAATGCTCATTACCTGAGACCACAGCCTAGAAATCTTGCCTGAGTTTGAGAACATAGGGTTAACCACTGAGACGGAGGGTACTGGCTTCAAATacaataaatgatttaaaaaataataatgggggaaattaataataataggggaattccttggtggtccagtggttggaaatcagcctgccaatgctgaTTGGGTCATGGGTTCGCTCACTGATTGGGAAAGACCAGGGCCGCGTGCCGCAGAGCAGCCAAGCCTTCGTGCAATGGCTATTGAGACCATGTTGCAGCCTACTGACATGCTCACgaccagagtctgtgctctgcaacaagagaagctaccataatgagaagcccgcGTACTgcacctagagagcagccctcactCACCGCAGCTAGCGAAAGGCTGTGCATAGCAACGAAGAAccagcgcagccataaataagtttttaattaaaaaaataataatagtaaatgcTAAATAGAATCACCATCTGCTCCACcaattccactactgggtatttatcaaagaaaatgaaaacaataattcaaaaagatatatgcacccccatATTTATTGCAgccttatttataatagccaagaaatggagaaaacctaa
This window harbors:
- the GMFG gene encoding glia maturation factor gamma isoform X2 encodes the protein MSDSLVVCEVDPELKEKLRKFRFRKETDNAAIIMKVDKDRQMVVLEEEFQNISPEELKMELPERQPRFVVYSYKYMHADGRVSYPLCFIFSSPVGCKPEQQMMYAGSKNRLVQTAELTKVFEIRTTDDLTEAWLKEKLSFFR